A stretch of Gouania willdenowi chromosome 21, fGouWil2.1, whole genome shotgun sequence DNA encodes these proteins:
- the dbr1 gene encoding lariat debranching enzyme: MRIAVEGCCHGELDKIYETLEFLQKKDDVSVDLLLCCGDFQAVRNEGDMKCMAVPAKYRTMQTFYKYYSGEKKAPVLTIFIGGNHEASNHLQELPYGGWVAPNIYYLGYAGVVRYKGVRIGGLSGIYKSHDYRKGHHEFPPYDPNTMRSVYHVRNIEVFKLKQIQMPIDVFMSHDWPRGICFYGRTDELLRKKKFLRQDVESNSLGSPAAEEVLAHLQPSYWFSAHLHVKFAAVMQHPPKGSAAPRVTKFLSLDKCLPRREFLQIVDIPERPGSSDTLEYDPEWLAILKATNGLQQTTAYPWNPPENNGLHQRWDFSASEASMMEVMEALSGELSIPNNFSRSVPTFDPERPHPHTAPSCSTNNQTTELCAKLGLTDIYARAGEGGAAQDQDEEDDARSDGSTDEPSQYQTDTSGPSTSFNPDEITIEDEWEEDEEEEKKSGGGRRLVLPEPKLDSSPPPVKIPPTFHSTPAPADSEETSAHMMKRSSSEASCRGATPTIKRRNQIIYASAEDEEEDVS, encoded by the exons ATGAGGATCGCAGTGGAAGGCTGCTGCCATGGAGAGCTGGACAAGATCTACGAGACGCTGGAGTTCCTTCAGAAGAAGGACGACGTGAGCGTGGACCTGCTGCTGTGCTGCGGAGACTTCCAGGCTGTGCGGAACGAGGGCGACATGAAGTGTATGGCTGTGCCAGCCAAGTACAGGACCATGCAGACCTTTTACAA GTATTATTCTGGAGAGAAAAAAGCTCCAGTTCTGACCATATTCATCGGAGGTAACCACGAGGCATCCAATCACCTGCAGGAGCTGCCGTACGGGGGCTGGGTGGCCCCCAACATATACTACCTGG GTTACGCTGGTGTCGTTCGGTACAAGGGGGTTCGTATTGGTGGTTTATCAGGAATTTACAAATCACACGACTACAGAAAAG gtCACCATGAATTCCCTCCATACGATCCTAATACCATGAGGAGTGTTTATCACGTCAGAAACATTGAGGTTTTCAAACTCAAGCAG ATCCAGATGCCCATCGACGTGTTCATGAGCCACGACTGGCCTCGAGGGATCTGCTTCTACGGCCGCACAGACGAGCTGCTGCGTAAGAAGAAGTTCCTGCGTCAGGACGTGGAGTCCAACTCTCTGGGAAGTCCTGCTGCTGAGGAGGTGTTGGCTCACCTGCAGCCCAGCTATTGGTTCTCAGCTCATCTACATGTCAAGTTTGCAGCCGTCATGCAGCATCCG CCTAAAGGCTCTGCGGCGCCACGTGTGACTAAATTCCTTTCTCTGGATAAATGTCTTCCTCGTCGGGAGTTCTTACAG ATCGTGGATATTCCTGAGAGACCCGGCTCCTCCGACACGCTGGAATACGACCCTGAGTGGTTGGCGATCCTCAAAGCCACCAACGGCCTGCAGCAGACCACGGCTTATCCCTGGAATCCTCCGGAAAACAACGGCTTACACCAACG gtGGGACTTCAGCGCCTCAGAAGCCTCCATGATGGAGGTGATGGAGGCCCTCAGTGGAGAACTCTCCATCCCTAATAACTTCAGCCGCTCAGTGCCGACCTTCGACCCAGAGCGTCCCCACCCTCACACAGCCCCCAGCTGCTCCACCAACAACCAAACGACTGAGCTGTGCGCTAAGCTAGGCCTCACCGACATCTACGCTCGGGCGGGGGAGGGCGGGGCTGCACAGGACCAAGATGAGGAGGATGATGCACGGAGCGATGGGAGCACAGACGAGCCCAGTCAGTACCAGACGGACACGTCAGGACCATCCACGTCCTTTAACCCTGATGAGATCACCATTGAAGACGAGTGGGaggaagacgaagaagaagagaaaaaaagtggtgGTGGTCGACGTCTGGTCCTGCCCGAGCCTAAATTAGACTCCTCTCCTCCACCTGTGAAAATACCTCCAACCTTTCACTCCACTCCTGCTCCGGCCGACTCTGAGGAAACCTCTGCTCATATGATGAAGAGGAGCAGCAGCGAAGCGAGCTGCAGAGGAGCCACGCCCACCATCAAACGCAGGAACCAGATCATTTACGCTTCAGcagaggacgaggaggaggatgTGAGCTGA